A genomic segment from Glycine max cultivar Williams 82 chromosome 1, Glycine_max_v4.0, whole genome shotgun sequence encodes:
- the LOC100818682 gene encoding ribosome biogenesis protein WDR12 homolog isoform X1 gives MNMNEESGEGSARRVQVRFVTKLGEPYKVPTTAIAIPADLARFGLSSLVNALLQSNDADHQPEPFDFLIDGEFVRMSLEQFLLAKGISAERILEIEYARAVAPRKEEDPSLHDDWVSAVDGSSSRFFLTGCYDGLGRVWKGAGLCTHILEGHSDAITSVSIINPKGEETVTVATASKDRTLRLWKLNAGDHVNNPMRVRAYKILRGHKSSVQCVAVQTAGEMVCSASWDCTINLWQTNDFNAEDDLVSKKRKIGAQVEESQLEGEAFTTLVGHTQCVSAVVWPQRESIYSASWDHSIRKWDVETGKNLTDLFCGKVLNCLDIGGEGSTLIAAGGSDPVIRIWDPRKPGTSAPVFQFSSHMSWVSACKWHDQSWFHLLSASYDGKVMLWDLRTAWPLSVIESHSDKVLSADWWKSNSVISGGADSKLCISSEIPVQ, from the exons ATGAATATGAACGAAGAGAGTGGTGAAGGAAGCGCGAGGAGGGTCCAAGTGCGCTTCGTGACGAAGTTAGGCGAGCCGTACAAAGTTCCGACCACCGCCATCGCCATCCCCGCCGACCTCGCTCGATTTGGCCTCTCCTCACTCGTCAACGCACTCCTTCAATCCAACg ACGCTGATCATCAGCCGGAGCCGTTTGATTTTTTAATCGATGGTGAGTTCGTCCGGATGTCGCTCGAGCAGTTTCTTTTGGCCAAGGGAATCTCTGCG GAAAGGATATTGGAAATTGAGTACGCAAGGGCTGTCGCTCCGCGGAAGGAGGAGGACCCTTCTCTACATGATGATTGGGTTAGTGCTGTTGATGGTTCTTCTTCTCG GTTCTTTTTGACCGGATGTTATGATGGTTTAGGGAG GGTATGGAAAGGTGCTGGATTATGTACCCATATATTGGAGGGACATAGTGACGCAATCACTTCCGTTAGTATCATCAATCCAAAAG GTGAGGAAACTGTTACAGTAGCTACTGCTTCGAAAGACAGGACATTGAGGCTATGGAAG CTCAATGCTGGGGATCATGTAAACAATCCTATGAGGGTTAGGGCTTACAAAATCTTGCGTGGTCATAAGTCTTCTGTACAGTGTGTTGCAGTGCAGACTGCTGGAGAGATG GTTTGTTCAGCTTCTTGGGATTGCACCATCAATCTATGGCAAACTAATGACTTTAATGCGGAAGATGACCTAGTgtctaaaaagagaaaaattggaGCTCAAGTTGAGGAGTCCCAACTAGAG GGAGAGGCTTTTACTACCCTTGTGGGCCATACACAGTGTGTGTCTGCTGTGGTTTGGCCACAACGGGAGTCAATTTATTCTGCATCTTGGGATCATTCTATTAGGAAATGGGATGTTGAGACAGGAAAAAACTTGACAGATTTA TTCTGTGGGAAGGTTCTCAACTGCCTTGATATTGGTGGGGAAGGTTCTACTCTGATAGCTGCTGGTGGTTCTGATCCTGTCATTAGGATTTGGGATCCTCGTAAACCAG GCACTTCTGCTCCTGTTTTTCAGTTTTCTTCTCATATGTCCTGGGTTTCGGCTTGCAAATGGCATGATCAGTCTtggtttcatttactttctgcaTCCTATGACGGGAAAGTTATGTTGTGGGATCTGAGAACTGCG TGGCCTCTTTCAGTCATTGAATCGCACAGTGATAAG GTATTGTCTGCTGATTGGTGGAAAAGTAACAGTGTTATCAGTGGTGGAGCAGACTCAAAACTTTGCATTTCTTCAGAAATTCCTGTACAATAG
- the LOC100818682 gene encoding ribosome biogenesis protein WDR12 homolog isoform X2, translating to MTVTVERILEIEYARAVAPRKEEDPSLHDDWVSAVDGSSSRFFLTGCYDGLGRVWKGAGLCTHILEGHSDAITSVSIINPKGEETVTVATASKDRTLRLWKLNAGDHVNNPMRVRAYKILRGHKSSVQCVAVQTAGEMVCSASWDCTINLWQTNDFNAEDDLVSKKRKIGAQVEESQLEGEAFTTLVGHTQCVSAVVWPQRESIYSASWDHSIRKWDVETGKNLTDLFCGKVLNCLDIGGEGSTLIAAGGSDPVIRIWDPRKPGTSAPVFQFSSHMSWVSACKWHDQSWFHLLSASYDGKVMLWDLRTAWPLSVIESHSDKVLSADWWKSNSVISGGADSKLCISSEIPVQ from the exons ATGACTGTAACAGTG GAAAGGATATTGGAAATTGAGTACGCAAGGGCTGTCGCTCCGCGGAAGGAGGAGGACCCTTCTCTACATGATGATTGGGTTAGTGCTGTTGATGGTTCTTCTTCTCG GTTCTTTTTGACCGGATGTTATGATGGTTTAGGGAG GGTATGGAAAGGTGCTGGATTATGTACCCATATATTGGAGGGACATAGTGACGCAATCACTTCCGTTAGTATCATCAATCCAAAAG GTGAGGAAACTGTTACAGTAGCTACTGCTTCGAAAGACAGGACATTGAGGCTATGGAAG CTCAATGCTGGGGATCATGTAAACAATCCTATGAGGGTTAGGGCTTACAAAATCTTGCGTGGTCATAAGTCTTCTGTACAGTGTGTTGCAGTGCAGACTGCTGGAGAGATG GTTTGTTCAGCTTCTTGGGATTGCACCATCAATCTATGGCAAACTAATGACTTTAATGCGGAAGATGACCTAGTgtctaaaaagagaaaaattggaGCTCAAGTTGAGGAGTCCCAACTAGAG GGAGAGGCTTTTACTACCCTTGTGGGCCATACACAGTGTGTGTCTGCTGTGGTTTGGCCACAACGGGAGTCAATTTATTCTGCATCTTGGGATCATTCTATTAGGAAATGGGATGTTGAGACAGGAAAAAACTTGACAGATTTA TTCTGTGGGAAGGTTCTCAACTGCCTTGATATTGGTGGGGAAGGTTCTACTCTGATAGCTGCTGGTGGTTCTGATCCTGTCATTAGGATTTGGGATCCTCGTAAACCAG GCACTTCTGCTCCTGTTTTTCAGTTTTCTTCTCATATGTCCTGGGTTTCGGCTTGCAAATGGCATGATCAGTCTtggtttcatttactttctgcaTCCTATGACGGGAAAGTTATGTTGTGGGATCTGAGAACTGCG TGGCCTCTTTCAGTCATTGAATCGCACAGTGATAAG GTATTGTCTGCTGATTGGTGGAAAAGTAACAGTGTTATCAGTGGTGGAGCAGACTCAAAACTTTGCATTTCTTCAGAAATTCCTGTACAATAG